The following are from one region of the Arachis duranensis cultivar V14167 chromosome 10, aradu.V14167.gnm2.J7QH, whole genome shotgun sequence genome:
- the LOC107469674 gene encoding FK506-binding protein 3-like, with amino-acid sequence MATIAEAVNRLVLLRSSDQGTPLEQCEESTNEYSEEENMEPQGKEEGLEHDIQQEEEKEVCEPEENKEELGEIDQDEDSIIDDFLSSLVNPLNDPNEPLPIEFERDMEVDFSQPPCYDLSDGE; translated from the coding sequence ATGGCTACCATAGCCGAAGCGGTGAACCGCTTGGTTCTACTTCGCTCATCCGATCAAGGCACTCCTCTTGAACAATGTGAAGAATCTACTAATGAGTATAGTGAAGAGGAGAACATGGAGCCACaagggaaagaagaaggatTAGAGCATGACATACAACAAGAGGAAGAAAAGGAAGTATGTGAACCGGAGGAGAATAAGGAGGAATTGGGGGAGATTGATCAAGATGAGGATTCCATCATTGATGATTTTTTGTCCTCCTTGGTCAATCCCCTTAATGATCCTAATGAGCCTCTTCCCATTGAGTTTGAGAGAGATATGGAGGTAGACTTCTCACAACCTCCAtgttatgacttgagtgatggggAATAG